GGCATCGGCAAATCCACTGTCACGGCACTTGCCGCCAGCTACCTGCACAACGTGAAAGGCTACAATGTCGCCGTCGTGGACTGCGACGACCCGCAGCACAGCATCCACGGGCTGCGCGAACACGAAATGGGGCTTATCGACAGCAGCACCTACTTCAAGGCTCTCGCTTGCGACCATTTCCGCCGGATCAAAAAGAACGCCTACACCATCGTCAAAAGCAATGCGGTGAACGCCCTCGACGATGCCGAGAGGATGATTGCCACTGAGGACGTGAAACCCGACGTGGTGTTCTTCGACATGCCCGGCACACTCCGAAGCAACGGCGTGATAAAGACGCTCTCGCAGATGGACTACATTTTCACTCCGCTGAGTGCCGACCGCTTTGTCGTGGAGAGTACCCTGAAATTCGTCACGATGTTCCGCGACAGGCTGATGACTACCGGACAGGCGAAAACAAAGGGGCTGCATCTGTTCTGGACGATGGTGGACGGCAGGGAGAGGAACGACTTGTACGGCATCTACGAGGAAGTGATAGCCGAAATGGGCTTTTCGGTACTTTCCACCCGCTTGCCCGACAGCAAGAAGTTCCGCCGTGACCTTTCGGAAGAGCGCAAGAGCGTTTTCCGCTCCACCATCTTCCCGATGGACACGGCACTGCTGAAAGGGAGTGGCATCCGGGAGTTTTCCGAAGAGATAAGCGACATCATCAGACCGCAGTGAGCATGGGCAGCAGGAAAGTGAACACGGAAGGCATCGACGAGGAACTGCTGTTAGCCTCCATCGGGCGGCGCACACAGG
The Bacteroides caecimuris DNA segment above includes these coding regions:
- a CDS encoding ParA family protein produces the protein MINGTFKYPEIRFFGYLPKRIPEPSETRFSDNSVTYGFNDFMTQCRQSPFVRRTASPQNRIRDDPPACVVTEADGATAKSVWKQKNKSSTIKINGTMSKEIFVAFATQKGGIGKSTVTALAASYLHNVKGYNVAVVDCDDPQHSIHGLREHEMGLIDSSTYFKALACDHFRRIKKNAYTIVKSNAVNALDDAERMIATEDVKPDVVFFDMPGTLRSNGVIKTLSQMDYIFTPLSADRFVVESTLKFVTMFRDRLMTTGQAKTKGLHLFWTMVDGRERNDLYGIYEEVIAEMGFSVLSTRLPDSKKFRRDLSEERKSVFRSTIFPMDTALLKGSGIREFSEEISDIIRPQ